One segment of Rhipicephalus sanguineus isolate Rsan-2018 chromosome 6, BIME_Rsan_1.4, whole genome shotgun sequence DNA contains the following:
- the LOC119396013 gene encoding FAS-associated factor 2 codes for MVIVSKMAESNDLSASQTEKLLQFQDLTTIEDLERCREILDRHNWDLEVAVQDTLNIQEGAPSVYSPPSSRQPSVVVDHADQRLFYSVQSWQPSGLLGWGKFIITFPFSFFYNTLLNIIRYAWRIIWPGPRRLGTDPLADVLNFIQTFETRYGSNHPVFYQGTYSQALNDAKRELKFLLIYLHGDDHQDTPTFCRNVLSHQPLIDFINGHMLFWACSVNHSEGYRVSQALRENTYPFLAMIVLRDHRMTVVGRLEGLMEPDTVLLRLQQIMVDNEAALITARMERDERSLTQSLRQQQDEAYQASLLADQEKERRRLEQVKRQEEEEQRQREQALQEQQRKEEIQRMKLELVDQIPEEPPDSDPGSIHLVIKLPTGTRLERRFRRTQSLKYLYFYVFCQADAPNSFEIITNFPRRTLPCEPTHECPEPPSFAEIGLGKTETVFVRDLDA; via the exons ATGGTCATTGTAAGCAAAATGGCGGAAAGCAATGACTTGTCAGCATCCCAAACAGAGAAACTGTTACAATTTCAG GATCTCACGACGATAGAAGACCTCGAAAGGTGTCGAGAAATACTGGACAGGCACAACTGGGACCTCGAG GTCGCCGTTCAAGACACGTTAAACATCCAGGAAGGCGCACCGTCCGTCTACTCGCCACCTTCTAGTCGGCAGCCATCGGTCGTGGTCGATCATGCGGACCAAAG GTTATTCTACTCTGTCCAGAGTTGGCAGCCCAGTGGTCTTCTGGGATGGGGCAAATTCATCATCACCTTCCCTTTCTCCTTCTTCTACAACACCTTGTTAAACATCATCCGGTATGCGT GGAGGATAATTTGGCCAGGACCAAGAAGAT TGGGTACAGATCCCCTGGCTGATGTGCTGAACTTCATTCAGACCTTTGAGACAAGATATGGGAGCAATCATCCAGTCTTTTACCAGGGCACATACAGCCAG GCCTTAAATGATGCAAAGCGTGAGCTGAAGTTCCTTCTCATATACCTGCATGGTGATGACCACCAAGACACACCGACGTTTTGCAG GAACGTTCTGTCCCACCAGCCACTAATAGACTTCATCAACGGACACATGCTGTTCTGGGCGTGTTCCGTCAACCACTCCGAAGGTTACCGAG TGTCACAGGCACTTCGGGAGAACACATACCCATTCCTGGCCATGATAGTGTTGCGGGACCACCGTATGACGGTGGTCGGCCGTCTCGAAGGCCTCATGGAGCCGGACACGGTCTTGTTGCGGCTTCAGCAAATCATGGTCGACAACGAAGCTGCTCTCATCACGGCACGCATGGAGAG GGACGAGCGATCCTTGACGCAGAGCTTGCGGCAGCAGCAGGACGAGGCGTACCAGGCCTCGTTGCTCGCCGACCAGGAGAAGGAGAGGCGGCGACTCGAGCAGGTCAAGCGTCAAGAGGAGGAAGAGCAGCGCCAGCGGGAGCAGGCTCTCCAGGAGCAGCAGAGGAAAGAG GAGATTCAGCGTATGAAGCTGGAGCTCGTGGACCAGATCCCTGAGGAGCCGCCTGATTCGGACCCTGGGAGCATCCACCTCGTCATCAAACTTCCAACGGGAACCCGTCTCGAGAGGCGGTTCAGGCGGACACAGTCACTCAAG TATCTGTACTTCTACGTGTTCTGCCAAGCGGACGCGCCCAACAGCTTCGAGATCATCACAAATTTCCCGCGGCGGACACTGCCCTGTGAGCCCACACACGAGTGCCCCGAGCCGCCAAGTTTTGCCGAGATTGGACTCGGGAAGACAGAGACTGTGTTTGTCCGCGACCTGGACGCGTGA
- the LOC119396014 gene encoding BRCA2 and CDKN1A-interacting protein gives MCGRNMAMSKRQKRLGEDEESDGSNESQNEDTDSEQDDLVDTEVNVDFEARTPDDSDFHGIKRLLQQLFLKARVNLSDLTNLILERNFVASVIKQCDDDVEDDDDDEAMQEDEDGVFGVMSVVNVTESRQRECVQQIVTLLRDHCRASASGLAAKFDEYFTEDGYQIGLVISERFVNIPPRIALPLYDALARDVEAAKAAGKKYDFTHLLVICKQYKASENDEGGAVFANAEEELFEEEADLQFEYNVTPDTGTAVGGDWKEEDEEMKQIRKVLVIPTTKWARIMDKLKGALQ, from the coding sequence ATGTGTGGAAGGAACATGGCGATGTCAAAGCGGCAGAAAAGACTCGGCGAAGACGAGGAGAGCGACGGCTCGAACGAGTCGCAAAACGAGGATACCGACTCCGAGCAAGACGACCTGGTCGACACCGAGGTGAACGTGGACTTCGAGGCTCGCACGCCGGACGACTCGGACTTCCACGGCATCAAGAGGCTGCTGCAGCAACTGTTCCTCAAGGCACGTGTCAACCTCTCGGACCTGACCAACCTCATTCTGGAACGAAACTTCGTCGCCAGCGTCATCAAGCAGTgcgacgacgacgtcgaagacgatgacgacgacgaggcCATGCAGGAGGACGAAGACGGCGTCTTCGGCGTCATGAGCGTAGTCAACGTCACCGAGAGCCGGCAACGGGAGTGCGTCCAGCAGATCGTGACTCTCCTGCGCGACCACTGCCGCGCTTCGGCGAGCGGACTGGCGGCAAAGTTTGACGAGTACTTCACAGAGGACGGCTACCAGATCGGCCtggtgatcagcgagcgcttcgTGAACATACCGCCGCGGATCGCGCTACCCCTGTACGACGCCCTGGCGCGAGACGTCGAGGCGGCCAAGGCGGCTGGAAAGAAGTACGACTTCACCCACCTCTTGGTCATATGCAAGCAGTACAAGGCGTCGGAGAACGACGAGGGAGGCGCCGTGTTTGCCAACGCCGAAGAGGAGCTGTTCGAAGAAGAAGCCGACCTACAGTTTGAGTACAACGTGACGCCAGACACCGGTACTGCCGTCGGCGGCGACTGgaaagaggaggacgaagagatgAAACAGATACGCAAGGTGCTCGTCATACCGACCACCAAATGGGCCCGCATCATGGACAAGCTCAAGGGCGCGTTGCAGTAA